From Paraflavitalea devenefica, the proteins below share one genomic window:
- a CDS encoding YdeI/OmpD-associated family protein — MAATIAGKLKIKEGYTLLTINAPRDFEAILSPLPDDVTVTSSGKNYQQIHWFVLNQAQMEKDLPKVMKQLKEGVVCWTYYPKGTSGIQTDLNRDKGWETLLKNDLQWLSLISFNDTWSSFAFRLKTEADEKKAANKEERLIYQYADSKTKTIRLPEDLAKALKKNKKAATVFDALAFSHRREYVEWIITAKREETRAARIAGTLERLEKGWKNPRNI, encoded by the coding sequence ATGGCTGCCACCATTGCCGGAAAACTGAAAATAAAAGAAGGCTATACACTCCTTACAATCAATGCTCCCAGGGACTTTGAAGCAATATTGTCACCCCTGCCCGATGATGTAACCGTCACCAGCAGCGGGAAAAATTATCAACAGATCCACTGGTTTGTCCTCAACCAGGCGCAGATGGAAAAAGACCTGCCCAAGGTCATGAAACAGCTTAAAGAAGGCGTGGTTTGCTGGACCTATTATCCCAAAGGGACTTCCGGGATACAAACAGACCTCAACCGTGATAAAGGCTGGGAAACGCTCCTGAAAAACGACCTGCAATGGCTGAGCCTGATCTCCTTCAATGATACCTGGTCTTCTTTTGCCTTCCGCCTGAAGACCGAAGCCGATGAAAAGAAAGCGGCCAATAAAGAAGAACGCCTCATTTACCAGTATGCTGATTCCAAAACAAAGACCATCCGCCTGCCGGAAGACCTGGCCAAAGCCTTAAAGAAAAACAAGAAGGCTGCTACTGTTTTCGATGCCCTGGCCTTCAGCCATAGGCGCGAATACGTGGAATGGATCATTACCGCCAAAAGAGAGGAAACGAGGGCCGCCAGGATAGCCGGTACATTGGAACGCCTGGAAAAGGGATGGAAAAATCCGAGGAATATATGA
- a CDS encoding GtrA family protein has protein sequence MLKDYIIAVIDFFYPPFRKLMPPQTFRYAACGGGNTLLDIFLYWVAFHFVLKGQDLHIFFVTISAKIAAFLIAFAISFPTGYYLNRNIVFPGSTLLGRVQLFRYFLLVLICIALNYIFITLFVDRFGIYPTIAKALTTVIVISFSYLTQKKFTFKIENAEEGSSAPATDSK, from the coding sequence ATGCTGAAGGATTATATTATTGCTGTTATTGATTTCTTTTACCCCCCCTTCCGGAAATTAATGCCTCCGCAGACATTTCGTTATGCGGCCTGCGGTGGGGGTAATACCCTGCTGGACATTTTTCTGTATTGGGTCGCTTTCCATTTTGTGCTGAAAGGGCAGGACCTGCATATCTTCTTTGTTACGATCAGCGCCAAGATTGCCGCCTTCCTGATCGCTTTTGCCATCAGCTTCCCCACGGGCTACTACCTCAACAGGAATATTGTATTTCCAGGCTCTACCTTACTGGGCCGGGTACAACTGTTCCGGTACTTCCTGCTGGTATTGATCTGTATTGCCCTCAATTATATTTTTATCACGCTTTTTGTGGACCGGTTTGGCATCTATCCTACGATTGCCAAGGCGCTCACCACAGTCATTGTGATCTCCTTCAGTTACCTGACCCAAAAGAAGTTTACTTTCAAAATAGAAAATGCCGAAGAGGGGTCTTCGGCGCCTGCTACTGACAGCAAATAA
- the argS gene encoding arginine--tRNA ligase, which yields MAVVQALQLAISKQIEALFQLSIEPSAILVNETKPEFEGDYTVVLFALVKSLKKSPEALGNELGEKLLAANSDLFTKFNVIKGFLNLSLSEAYWLQFLQDNYNNPQYGYKAKHGERVMVEYSSPNTNKPLHLGHLRNNFLGWSIAEIYKANGYEVIKTCIVNDRGVHICKSMLAWQKFGNGATPQSTGTKGDHLVGDYYVKFENELKAQAAPLQAKVMAGNLSDFNKEDQDKLQLFLGKLPQLAGNAEKTAEINEEIKEIVRNNTPIMKEVREMLIKWEQGDPATMELWRAMNSWVYAGFDETYKRIGSDFDKIYYESDTYLLGKDLVEEGLKKGVFFQKEDGSVWIDLTADGLDQKIVRRRDGTSVYITQDIGLAVFKYEEYKCDESIYVVGDEQNYHFKVLKLIAQKLGLPAADGIFHLSYGMVELPTGKMKSREGTVVDADDLVDGMIQIAQQKTEELGKVKDFNESELAGLYDTLGLGALKFFLLRVDPKKRMVFNPEESIDFHGFTGPFIQYTHARIKSILRKEAGSGGDKSAISKDLLPLEKAVVTLVEQYPTILEQAGAEHNPSVIASYIFKLAQTFNSFYTEHSIVNAESNEKKQLRLQIVQITVNIIASGMHLLGIKVPERM from the coding sequence ATGGCAGTTGTTCAGGCTTTACAGTTGGCAATAAGTAAACAAATAGAGGCATTATTTCAGTTATCCATAGAACCATCCGCTATCCTGGTGAATGAAACCAAACCTGAATTTGAAGGCGATTACACCGTGGTGCTCTTTGCCCTCGTAAAAAGCCTCAAAAAAAGCCCGGAAGCATTGGGCAATGAACTGGGAGAAAAACTGCTGGCCGCCAATAGCGACCTGTTTACCAAATTCAATGTCATCAAAGGCTTCCTCAATCTTTCCTTATCAGAAGCCTACTGGCTGCAGTTCCTGCAGGACAATTATAACAATCCCCAATACGGATACAAGGCAAAACATGGTGAGCGGGTGATGGTGGAATACTCCTCCCCCAATACCAATAAGCCTTTACACCTCGGGCACCTCCGGAACAACTTCCTTGGATGGAGCATTGCCGAGATCTACAAGGCCAATGGCTATGAGGTGATCAAAACCTGTATCGTCAATGACCGGGGCGTGCACATCTGCAAATCCATGCTGGCCTGGCAGAAATTTGGTAATGGCGCCACACCACAAAGTACCGGCACCAAAGGCGACCACCTCGTAGGCGACTACTATGTAAAATTTGAAAATGAGCTCAAGGCCCAGGCTGCTCCTTTACAAGCGAAAGTGATGGCCGGCAACCTCAGCGACTTCAATAAAGAAGACCAGGATAAGCTGCAACTATTCCTGGGCAAATTGCCCCAACTGGCCGGCAATGCAGAAAAGACCGCCGAGATCAATGAAGAGATCAAAGAGATCGTGCGCAACAATACGCCCATCATGAAAGAAGTGCGGGAGATGCTGATCAAATGGGAACAGGGCGATCCCGCAACCATGGAACTCTGGCGGGCAATGAACAGTTGGGTATATGCGGGCTTTGATGAAACCTACAAACGCATCGGCAGTGACTTCGATAAGATCTATTATGAAAGCGATACCTACCTGCTGGGCAAAGACCTCGTAGAAGAAGGATTAAAGAAAGGCGTATTCTTTCAGAAAGAAGATGGCAGTGTATGGATTGACCTGACGGCGGATGGCCTCGATCAAAAGATCGTACGCCGCCGGGATGGTACATCTGTTTACATTACCCAGGATATTGGCCTGGCAGTCTTTAAATACGAAGAATACAAGTGCGATGAAAGCATCTATGTGGTAGGCGATGAACAGAACTACCACTTCAAGGTCTTAAAGCTCATTGCCCAGAAACTGGGCTTACCGGCTGCGGATGGTATCTTTCACCTCAGCTATGGTATGGTGGAGTTACCTACCGGCAAAATGAAAAGCCGGGAAGGCACCGTTGTAGATGCCGATGACCTCGTGGATGGCATGATACAGATAGCCCAACAGAAAACAGAAGAGCTGGGCAAAGTGAAAGACTTCAATGAATCGGAATTAGCCGGTCTCTATGACACACTTGGCTTAGGCGCATTGAAATTCTTCCTGCTGCGGGTAGACCCAAAGAAACGGATGGTATTCAATCCCGAAGAATCCATCGACTTCCACGGCTTTACCGGGCCGTTCATTCAATACACCCATGCGCGGATAAAATCCATCCTGCGTAAAGAAGCCGGCAGTGGCGGCGATAAGTCTGCTATAAGCAAAGACCTGCTGCCATTGGAAAAAGCAGTGGTTACGCTGGTCGAGCAATACCCCACCATCCTGGAACAGGCAGGGGCCGAACACAATCCTTCTGTCATTGCCAGCTACATCTTTAAACTGGCGCAAACATTCAACTCTTTCTATACAGAACACTCTATCGTCAATGCAGAATCGAACGAGAAAAAGCAATTGCGTTTACAGATAGTACAGATCACCGTCAACATCATTGCATCAGGCATGCACCTGCTGGGCATCAAAGTGCCGGAAAGAATGTAA